The Phaseolus vulgaris cultivar G19833 chromosome 5, P. vulgaris v2.0, whole genome shotgun sequence genomic interval cctagaggtgctgaaatgcaaagctaaatgaattcaaaatcccccccaaatacaaatgaaagtgACGCCAACTatagtcatgaggaaggtgtgaccttctctctcactttggcacctccctattactcctacacctatctactaacgcacccccctaagactcctaatctaaagacctaaagatgctttaacaaaagaggtttctaatgtttccctctaagcaccttcaaacaaagaaattacaaaaagggaaaataaacgtccattagctcctaaagctttgaacatgcttcttgtaagcctttgaggtgggctttgacctccatgggcatcctccatttgagcctcaacctcttcttgctcttgatgatttgcctccatgtccacttgagcttgatctccatcaagttAGTCCCATGCAGGGAGGACTAGCCAATCTGTTGCGATGAGTCCTTAGACCCTTATGGTCCATTTTGCTACTTCTATACCACTTTTTTCAAGAAAGTTCTTCTTTGTCTACCCTTGTATAACTTTGAGAAAGAAATCCTTACCGAGATCAATGTCGCCCCAGCCCAGCTACATCCAAATAGTTAGGCATTTGTTCGGGTTTTTTTCCATCCTTTGCACACATTTCAACCTCTTGCTATTTGTGGAGGTCTTCTTATATTTCTTTGAGGCCAAGCGTTTGGGCCGCCAATTATGGGTTTCATTCAATGGGGTGGCAGGGAGAGCATTGTTATCgctcttccaacaatcttatAAAGGTTTCAAGGGTAAATTTCTGAAATGGAGTAAAGCTTTGGGAAAGGAAAAGgtgaagaaatgaagaaagcttatggaaaaATGGAGTAAGGAGTCTTGGAAGGATGGGAGCTTCCAAGATGACTGGTGAGGAGCCACCACTTGAGGTGCActactctcaagataagacccaagaacaatttaggagacaaagctcactaatcactcaagtagagtttctcttcttaattcaaattcaagtgtgaaaatacatgaggcaagacaccctttatataggagagagtgaCTGGGGAGCAAGAGTGAGAGGGCTAGGgttgtcatttgtgagaaaccttatagaaggtaggtcaaagaaaccctaaacctagaagcacttgtcatgaaaggtgggttTGAAACAagcccaaattactaagcacaccctaatCAAATTACTAAGGACACCCTACTCtagtttattcttttatttggaacccccaaagtgagcctaatttatttacaaacatttttGTCTCGTAAGAAGATCacaagaaagaacatttgatgcttTGTTCTATGCCCAGTTCTTCTTCTGCTAAGGTCCTTTCGATatttggtggggccttgtctTGTGAGCTGAGACGACTAATCAAAGTGTGAAATGCCTCTGGTCATCTGCTTGGCTAATTGGGATGTATTGTTGAAGAGggatgaagcttcttctctaccatgtcttagtgtgtttgatgaagaaaatagctagtttgctttgaaggttgTAATGTGTATTAAGTGATCTTGTATATAGGGTAGAGTGAGTTTAAGGTTGCCTTTTTTGCTTCATAACCTATCTTATATGCCTAATCAAGgtggtaagatcaagcacaagAAGTGATTTAATGTTTTCCAAAAAGTTCTTTAAAGTTTTCTAAAAAACCAGGTTACTgcacaaatttttttttgtttatctaTAAAACAATAAATTCATTTTTGATCTGCTGAAAGGGTTttcgaaattctgttagggcaccaaaagTTCAGTTCAATCAGTTATTCCAGTTATGATGAGTTGACAGTCCTTCAGATAAACAATCTGTTTGGTTTGAAATTAActtgttgtttttataacaattttttaactgttttttgaaaagttgtttgaaactGATTTCTATATATAGAAAGGCTTTCATCACATGAGAGGTTGTTGTGCAATCACAGTTTAAATCGTGTTCTTAGAGCTGCTGGAAAATTAACTCATCTGGTTCTGTAAAATTTCTCTGTTTGATCTCAATCCTAATCTGAACAAGTTCTGGTTTTGTTAAAGtgtattgaaaaataaaattgttcttttcaaaatcaatatgttctttttcttCTGAAATACTGTAAACCAATTTGTGTTTGTGaaatttttataacttcaattcaccattcccctcttgaacttagacactaatagacccaacaattggtatcaagagctaggacttgtattttactcTAGTTTGTGCATTATGTATGAGTTTataatgccttttgctgaaggtgcatctattaatagacctcctatgtttagTGGTGTGAATTATGCattctggaaaattagaatgaaaatcttcatggaatctattgacatgggtatttgggatgcagtgGTTAATGGATCTTTTGTACCTATGTTGGTTGTCAAAGAAGAAATAGTGAAGAAGCCTTGGTCAGATtggagtgaaagtgaaaggaagAAGGATCAGTATGACTCCCTAACCAAGAACTTCATCACCTCTGCATTGAATATGTATGAATTCTTTAGAGTGTCTCAATGCAACTCGGCCAAGGAAATGTGGGAAGCACTAGAAGTAACTTATGAGGGCACAGATGATGTTAAACgagcaaggaagcactcactcatTCAAGAGTATGAACTTTTCAGGATGCAATCAGAAGAAAGCATTGCAGATGTACATAAACGGTTTACACATATTGCAAATCATCTCACTGGACTTGGTAAGGTCTTTGAtaaggaagagctcaacataaaggtgtTGAAATGCCTTGacaggagctggcagcctaaggtaacaacaatctttgaatccagagatttatccaagatgtccactgctgcattgtttggaaaattgatggagcatgagctagaacTCAAAAGATTCAAAGAATAAGAAATAGTGGAGAAAagagccaaaggaattgctttAAAGACTACcatagaacatgatacaagtgatgAAGAGGAGaatcctgaacatgatgagaccttGAGtttgctcaccagaaaattcagcagatttcttaAAAGGAAGAACCGAGacagaactcaacaaagaaaaaggtaCTCTAAATCCAATGACTCAAATTCTTCTAGTTATATTTTCTTTGGTTGTGGTAAACCATGTCACATAAAGATTgcttgtccaaacaatcaaaacacagaaaaaccaacaagcaagaagagtgaaagaggcagaggaaaaaaaacatatatctcttatgaggaaaatgaagtatcatcAACAAGTGACTCCTCAATtggaagtgaagaagcaaatttgtgcttcatggtgaatgatgaatgaTCAATCTCTGATTCGGTGAGTGATTTTTCCACTGATTCTGAGAGTTATGATCATCTGTTAATTGCCTTTAAGGAAACACTTGATGAAGCAAACATATTGGTTGTCATATGTAACAAATTGAACAAAGTAAACAAagtacttgaacctaaggttaagtcacttgaggaagaattatacaaagctaaaactgattTGGTTAGTCTTAAattaacatgtttgcatgcatttataaaaacctgtgaaaactgtaagaagttggaaaaacaagttgaatatttgctgaaaaccttaTCAAAATTcaccaaaggaagagaaaatcttgaaacattGGTGGGATCACAAAAtgctatttttaataaaaatgggttaggatataatcctggaataAAGAGCAATGTTAAAAAGATGTccagtttttttgttccttccaaaataggtttttcttcttttaatagtTCAAATACAATGCATACTACATCTTGTTTTTACTGTATGAAATCTGGACATATCTCTAGAACATCTAAAGCTAGaaggtaccttgttcctaaaggattggccaaatggcttcctaagaaaaggtattaatcatgctggacctTGGACTaaaaaggggtaccatatgtgttAAATCTAATTTGCAGAAAAACAGTAGGAAAAACTAGTGGATGCTCAAAGCATATGATTGGTGATTTGGCTCAATTCACAAGTTTGAAACTTAAAGCTGAAGgacatgtcacatatggagataacaatagaggaaggattcttggaagaggaaatgTTGGTACTGAAAAATCAACCACAATTGAGAATGTCTTATATGTGGAAGGACTAAAGCATAGTCTTCTGAGTATTAGCCAATTGTGTGACAAAGGCTACAAGGTTAATTTTGAAGCCAACACCtgacaatttcaaatgaaatttctaGTAAGGTGTTGTTCATAGGTAAAAGGGTAAACAAACAAgaacttcttttaaaacaaaggatgtgatttctacaaataaagctttggatgttctgcatatggatttgtttggacctTCTAGGATTGCTAGTTTAGATGGAAACTTCTATGCTTTGgtaattgttgatgatttctcaagatatacatggactttctttcttgcttctaaaaatgatgcatataaagcttTTAAGAAACtggctaaggttctgcataatgaaaatgaaaatagcataaaacagattcgtagtgatcatgggggagagtttcaacatgcaaagtttgataggttttgtgaaaaacatgggatcatacatagttattctgctcccAGGACACCCCAACagaatggtgtagttgaaaggaagaatAAATCTCTAGAGGAATTAGCTaggaccatgttaaatgaatctaaccCACCTAAATATTTCTGGACAGATGCAGTATACACtacttcttatgtgcttaacaaaACTTTGATTAGacctattcttaagaaaactccctatgaattgtatagaGGTAGAAAGCCTaacattagtcatcttagggtctTTGGTTGCAAATGCTTTATtctgaataatggcaaagataATTTGGgaaaatttgatcctaaatctgatgaaggaatacatattggctATGCTATTAATGGGCATGCTTACAgggtgtataacaaaagattggtTACTGtggaagaatctatacatgtggtgtttgatgaaTCTGATTGTTATGTGCCTAAATATGTTCTAGATGAACCTAGTGcagatgatttaagaaccattctTCAAAAGAATCAATCTATTGATTTTGATGCAACAGATTCATGTGATGTCAAAGAATCTGTTGTGAATGCAGGATTGCCTGAATAGTGGAAGACTCCTAGGATCCCACACTTGACAATGTGATTGGGAAAATTGAAAAAGGAGTCTCAATAAGGAATTCTCTTAAATTTTTTTGCAAGATAATGGATTCACAAGTAGAGCCAAGAAATCTAGAGGAAGCTCTACTTGACAACAACTGGATAGCAGCTATGCAGGAAGAGCTAAATCAGTctgaatacaatgaagtatgGTCTCTAGTTCCAAGAACATCTAcgatgaacatcataggaaccaaatGGGTGTATAGaaacaagtcaaccataaaaaacagttttcaacctttctaaaaatacctaagtataaaacaatcagttatttcaacaaaacaacaagttgtttttcacttagtttgaaaaacactttcaattaaaaggtttaatAATGCTTAagttttggattcaatcaagagtggatttacacagaaaatctacccagatcctattctaaaacacctttgcaacaacaagcacaaccagccttccatcaaacttcaaagggtttggattcttcgaagattgaacacacttgattcaacaatctccccctatttgatgaagacaaatccctggttgcttgtgttggacttgattgaatctgaagcagttcctgtaaaacaaagtttaagcaaagcaCAATATCTCTGATAGAAGGTTAGAGCAGTAAAACAAAAACAGCATATCAACAATTAGAATACCAACATATCAGCagaaaacaacaaaattaaagttcacttaaacaaaacatagagtttgcagaaaataaaagacaacacaacataaaatctccccctatttgtcttcacaagtAGACAATAATAAGAGATATAAAGGAAATTGTTCCAGATTatacagaaattaaaaacaaaagcaCTTAAACTGATACaggataaaaacaatcggttgtttcgagcgTTCAACCGGTTctttttgttgaagatggttgctgccccttcaagacatgagtttgatgaagacttttatgtacatttcatgtatattttttcttcttctttaagaatgtcttaggtagtgtttagaggttgtttaagagtaggctttttgctgagtaactcacctccgaacccctggccatgtgataagagcaagcacaaaatttcttaaactgtttctcacatgttttacaaaaaacacgtttactgcataaaaataaatctgttatttctaaataaacagattctttttttaaactgatgctttggctaagtcttgtgaaaattagattttgtgcatcaagtattttgactaagtcttctacctttcaaaacgtcTGTGTTCtaatagttaagctttttctgttatcgttttgaaaaataaatttgttcatctgtaaatgaatagattcttttggactctggtgccatgtctatcttaaacggttttcagttttgtccctgcaccagaatggctgactaagtctcctcacataacagattctctaactgcatttgaaaataaatctgttcattttattttcaatctgttctttttataacaactttaactatttttcaaaaatctgttataagttggttttctataaaaagaaaacttgtttctgagtttaaatatcgatcatacaattgagaaaacaagttttgcatcagagaattaaggttttacaaagaattagcatttgttcttgaaagatttccaAAGacaaaagtgtgcttgttcttgtttagttccaaagcttggtgagaggtgctgctactgtttaAGCGATatgttctactggtttaaggcagatttctgcatcctctatcaggtgtattcgtttcacatttctttttctgtaaaagtgtggttgtaaaatcttcttgatagggtttcttgaagagtgtgtatgctgaaatagggtttttcagcaagtgtaccaaaagttcttgtagggttcaagaacagtggtgtTTGTGTTGATTTGAATTGTggttttagtgaatttcaccttggtttaggtgaagactggatgtagctcagctgagtgaaccagtataatttccttgtgttcattctcccttaatctctgcacttaaATTTATGCATATCTGTTaaactgtcaagaaataaatctgttcaattaataataaatctgttctttctgggcttgtttcatactgttcttaatttctggaaaaactGGTTGATTCTGAAAAGAACATACATAATCTGTTAAAAGTCACTGAACcagattgattgtgataggcTACTCAGTTAATTGTcaagctatcaattgaaccttaatcacttgcttaaaattgaagctttttgttttgtgattcactgtttttcTTCCTAATATTAGTGTGTGTGTAACTTGCAAATTAATCTGTATAACCTTGAGAATAATTGTGCTGATATAAACGCTTTTTCAAACATAAAGAGTgccaaaataaatttgttcatttacaaataaatcgatttattttctgtacatTGAGGAAATTACAGGGTCTGCgaaaaacttttaaaaggtcaattcacaccccctcttgaactttggcactattaaatccaacaattggtattaagagctaggacttgtattttaatcaagtttgtttgcaataatgtctgagtttaatgtgttttttgctgagggatctgctgttaatagaccacctatgttcaatggaatgaattatgcattttggaaaattagaatgcgaattttcatggaatctattgatgcattaatttgggaagctgtggtccatggaccctatgtgccaatgcaggttgtcaaggatgaagaagtggtaaagccaagatctgaatggaatgagaccgaaaggaggaaggctcaatacgatcttgtggccaagaacatgataacctctgcattaacaatggatgagttcttcaggatatcccaatgtaaTTCAGCTAAGAAGATGTGAGAAGTcttagaagtcactcatgagggtactgaagatgtaaagaggtcaagaaaacattttctcatccaagaatatgaattgtttagaatgcaacccgaggagagcattgctgatgtgcaaaaaaggttcactcatactgtgaatcaccttactggtttgggaaaggaatttgacagagaggaactcaacataaaggtattgaagtgcctcgacagaagttGGCAACCAaaaggtgactgccatatcggaaagtcgtgatctgtcaaagctgggaactgctgcactctttggaaagctattggagcatgagctagagcttaagagactcaaagagcaggaaacagcagaaagaaaacccaaaggaCTTGCACTGAAAGTAAGTGAACAGAATGAGATCaagaaggaaaaagaagatgctgaaaatgatgaaacaatcagtcttcttacaaagagattcaacaaattcttgaagaagaaaagcagagataggaaccagcagaaaagaaggtatcctaaacctaatgactcaaattcctctaactatacttgctttggatgtggaaAAACAGGGCACATCAAAATGGACTGTCCAATCAATCAAGcaaaggacaaatctgccagcaagaaagttgaaaggagcaagggaagaaaagcttacatctcatgggaagaaaatgaagtatcttcaaccaACAACTCTTCAACTGAGAATGAGGAAAACAAtctgtgcttcatgatgaaggatgaggagtcaatctctgattcagtaagtgaatTCTCTGtggattctgataactatgatcaattgcttgctgctttcaaggaaacacatgatgaagcaaataggctagctgtaatatgcagtaagttgcaaaaggtaaataatgtgcttgcacctaaagtaaaaacacttgaggaagaactgcataaggccaaaaTAGATTTGGTAAGTCTTGAAAtaacatgcttgcatgcctctattaaaacctgtgaaaactgcaaaaaattggaaaaataagtggagtatttgctaaaaaccctttccaatttcaccaagggaagagaaaaccttgagtctctccttggctcacagaatgctgttttcaataaaaatggtcttGGTTATAtccctggaaatgtaaccaatgtcaaaaagctttcaagtttttttgttccagcaaaatcaggttTTACAGCTTTTAACATTGGTAAAAAGGCATCTCATATAActtgtttttactgcatgaaatctggtcatacctctAGGTCATGTATTGCTAGAAAacatcttgttcctaagaatttagcaaaatggctaccaaagagaaggttttaatctgtgctggaccctatactaaaaagggtaccatttgtatcatttttattctgttttgcagagtggtagcaagaaaa includes:
- the LOC137834023 gene encoding uncharacterized protein, with amino-acid sequence MPFAEGASINRPPMFSGVNYAFWKIRMKIFMESIDMGIWDAVVNGSFVPMLVVKEEIVKKPWSDWSESERKKDQYDSLTKNFITSALNMYEFFRVSQCNSAKEMWEALEVTYEGTDDVKRARKHSLIQEYELFRMQSEESIADVHKRFTHIANHLTGLGKVFDKEELNIKVLKCLDRSWQPKVTTIFESRDLSKMSTAALFGKLMEHELELKRFKE